TCCAGCAGCGCAACCAGCGTCACGTCAGGGAAGTGGTGGCCTTTTGCCAGCATTTGGGTGCCGATCAGGATCCTTGCGCCACCGCGATGTACTTCCGCCAGATGCTGCTCAAGCGATCCTTTGCGGCTGGTAGTATCCCGGTCAATGCGGGAAATGGGCACGCCGGGAAAGAAGGGGGCCAGCGCCTGTTCAAGCTGCTCGGTTCCTAACCCAACCGGGACCATATGCGTCGATCCACAGGAAGGACACTGACGCGGCACCGGACGCTGGCTGTCGCAGTGATGACAGCGCAAATGGTGCTGTGCCTGATGCAGGGTGTAGTAGTGATCGCAACGCGGGCACTCCGCAATCCAGCCGCAGTCGTGGCAAAGCAGCGCAGGTGCAAAGCCCCGGCGATTGAGAAATAAAATCACCTGGTTGTCGGCCTGTAAATGCTGGCGCATACGGGCGATCAGCGCTGGCGCCAGACCGGCCTGCACCTGCTGACCTTTTAAATCCAACACGTGCTGAATCGCGGGACGCGCGTTTCCGGCGCGGCGCGTCAGGCGCAGCATACGGTATTTTTTCTGCCGCACGTTGCCCAGCGTTTCCAGTGCCGGAGTTGCCGAACCGAGGATTATCGGAATGCGTTCGCTATGGGCGCGCCAGACCGCCAGATCGCGGGCATGATAGCGCCAGCCTTCCTGCTGTTTATAGGAACTGTCGTGTTCTTCATCGATCACGATCACGCCGAGATTTTTAAACGGCGTAAATAAGGAGGAGCGTGTGCCAATGACGATTGCCGCTTCGCCGTTTTTGGCCTTCAACCAGGCAGAAAGGCGTTCGCTGTCATTGAGACCGGAATGCAGCACTTCCACCGGTGCGTTGAAACGTTCGCGAAAACGGGCGATGGTTTGCGGCGTAAGACCAATTTCCGGCACCATTACCAGCGCCTGCTTACCCTGTGCCAGAACGTTTTCCAGTACGCTCAGATAAACTTCGGTTTTACCTGATCCCGTTACCCCGGCCAGCAGCCAGGCGGAGAAACTGTCTGACGCACTGTGAATTGCGCCAACGGCGGTGGCCTGTTCGGTGTTCAGTCGCAAACGTTCGCCACAGACCGCGTAGTGCGTGCGCCAGTCGCTAAAACCGGGGGTTTTGCTTGCCAGCTCGCACAAGCCTTTTTTACGCAGCGCCTGAAGCGCAGCATCGTTGAATTCGAGATCGGCGACTTGATCGCGCCAGATTTTTCCCTGTCGCAATGCGGCCAGCGCCTGCTGCTGTTTGGGGGAGCGTTTCAGGCTATTGAGATCAACAGCCTGGCCCTCTTCGGTGGCAAACCAGTACCACATTGGCGCGTTGGTAGCAGGTTTCCCCTGACGCAGCAGAATGGGCAGGGCATGGA
The DNA window shown above is from Citrobacter farmeri and carries:
- the priA gene encoding primosomal protein N' — translated: MPVAHVALPVPLPRTFDYLLPEGMNVKAGCRVRVPFGKQQERVGIVVSVSDKSELPRNELKAIVDVLDGEPLFSTSVWRLLIWAADYYHHPIGDVLFHALPILLRQGKPATNAPMWYWFATEEGQAVDLNSLKRSPKQQQALAALRQGKIWRDQVADLEFNDAALQALRKKGLCELASKTPGFSDWRTHYAVCGERLRLNTEQATAVGAIHSASDSFSAWLLAGVTGSGKTEVYLSVLENVLAQGKQALVMVPEIGLTPQTIARFRERFNAPVEVLHSGLNDSERLSAWLKAKNGEAAIVIGTRSSLFTPFKNLGVIVIDEEHDSSYKQQEGWRYHARDLAVWRAHSERIPIILGSATPALETLGNVRQKKYRMLRLTRRAGNARPAIQHVLDLKGQQVQAGLAPALIARMRQHLQADNQVILFLNRRGFAPALLCHDCGWIAECPRCDHYYTLHQAQHHLRCHHCDSQRPVPRQCPSCGSTHMVPVGLGTEQLEQALAPFFPGVPISRIDRDTTSRKGSLEQHLAEVHRGGARILIGTQMLAKGHHFPDVTLVALLDVDGALFSADFRSAERFAQLYTQVSGRAGRAGKQGEVVLQTHHPEHPLLQTLLHKGYDAFAEQALAERQTLQLPPWTSHVIIRAEDHNNQQAPLFLQQLRNLIHASPLADDKLWILGPVPALAPKRGGRYRWQILLQHPSRIRLQHIVSGTLALINTLPESRKVKWVLDVDPIEG